The following are encoded in a window of Actinomyces oris genomic DNA:
- a CDS encoding class I SAM-dependent methyltransferase, with product MTQPRQQHSDQQSDAAHSASRWEERYASVEQLWSGRPNDWLPELATDWSPGTALEIGCGEGADVLWLAERGWQVVGLDLSATAIGRLTGQAERLGVASRVTGRVHDAGDGLPAGPFDLVTSFYVHGGREPGSLDLVALLSDAATRVAPGGHLLAAVHAVNPPWHTHHARTYTAAELLEGLAEATDGWEVVVGEERDRQVTGPDGQEGHRADAVVCLRRPPASV from the coding sequence ATGACGCAGCCCCGCCAGCAGCACTCCGATCAGCAGTCCGACGCCGCTCACTCCGCCTCCCGCTGGGAGGAGCGTTACGCCTCGGTCGAGCAGCTCTGGTCGGGGCGCCCCAACGACTGGCTGCCGGAGCTCGCCACCGACTGGAGCCCCGGGACCGCCCTGGAGATCGGCTGCGGCGAGGGCGCCGACGTCCTGTGGCTGGCCGAGCGCGGCTGGCAGGTGGTCGGGCTGGATCTGTCCGCCACCGCCATCGGGCGCCTGACCGGGCAGGCCGAGCGGCTCGGGGTCGCCTCGCGCGTGACCGGCCGCGTGCACGACGCCGGAGACGGCCTGCCGGCCGGACCCTTCGACCTGGTGACGAGCTTCTACGTCCACGGCGGGCGCGAGCCGGGCTCCCTGGACCTCGTGGCCCTCCTGTCCGACGCCGCTACCCGCGTCGCTCCCGGCGGGCACTTGCTCGCCGCGGTGCACGCCGTCAACCCGCCCTGGCACACCCACCACGCCCGCACCTACACGGCCGCCGAGCTCCTCGAGGGTCTGGCCGAGGCGACGGACGGCTGGGAGGTCGTCGTCGGCGAGGAGCGAGACCGGCAGGTCACGGGGCCCGACGGCCAGGAGGGGCACCGGGCCGACGCCGTCGTGTGCCTGCGCAGGCCGCCGGCCTCGGTTTGA
- a CDS encoding aminopeptidase C produces MTIDTSWVAQRNAAFLADPAARLAGNAVATTDVEQVSLDRTTVTAIDTSVSDLVPDASITDQKQSGRCWAFAGLNVLRASMLKELELDSLELSQAFPFFYDKLEKANAFLTRVIAEADRPLDDREVVDSLYSPIPDGGWWPEFARLVAKYGIVPAYAMPDTVSAGNSEAMNEHLATLLRRTALRLRAAVADGVDPEPLRRTALEQVHRMLCIHLGTPPEEFVWQYRDKNKEFHRVGTLTPRQFAQRYVTGVEEFVVVAHDPRPEIAVNTRYGMGRSDVMVGEPVQDHVTAELEVLKAAAIAAIQDGEPVWFACDVAKQRDKKAGIWDATLHDYEGLYGVDLSMTKAERLVARESALTHAMCLTGVDLVDGAPRRWRVENSWGDKFGDKGFHTMSDSWFDEYVFEIVVRASRLPEEVRAALETEPVMLPSWDPMA; encoded by the coding sequence ATGACAATCGACACCTCCTGGGTCGCCCAGCGCAATGCCGCCTTCCTCGCCGACCCCGCCGCCCGCCTGGCCGGCAACGCCGTCGCCACCACGGACGTGGAGCAGGTCTCCCTGGACCGGACCACGGTGACCGCCATCGACACCTCCGTGTCCGACCTCGTCCCGGACGCCTCGATCACCGACCAGAAGCAGTCGGGGCGCTGCTGGGCCTTCGCCGGCCTCAACGTGCTGCGCGCCTCCATGCTCAAGGAGCTCGAGCTCGACTCCCTGGAGCTGAGCCAGGCCTTCCCCTTCTTCTACGACAAGCTGGAGAAGGCCAACGCCTTCCTCACGCGCGTCATCGCCGAGGCGGACCGCCCCCTGGATGACCGCGAGGTCGTCGACTCCCTGTACTCCCCCATTCCCGACGGCGGCTGGTGGCCGGAGTTCGCGCGTTTGGTGGCCAAGTACGGGATCGTCCCGGCCTACGCCATGCCGGACACGGTCTCGGCCGGTAACTCTGAGGCGATGAACGAGCACCTGGCCACGCTGCTGCGGCGCACGGCCCTGCGGCTGCGGGCCGCGGTGGCCGACGGCGTCGACCCTGAGCCGCTGCGGCGCACGGCCCTGGAGCAGGTTCACCGGATGCTGTGCATCCATCTGGGGACCCCGCCCGAGGAGTTCGTATGGCAGTACCGCGATAAGAACAAGGAATTCCACCGGGTCGGGACGCTCACGCCGCGACAGTTCGCGCAGCGCTATGTCACCGGGGTGGAGGAGTTCGTGGTCGTGGCCCACGACCCGCGCCCGGAGATCGCGGTCAACACGCGCTACGGCATGGGCCGCAGCGACGTCATGGTGGGCGAACCGGTCCAGGATCACGTCACCGCCGAGCTCGAGGTGCTCAAGGCCGCCGCGATCGCCGCGATCCAGGACGGCGAGCCGGTGTGGTTCGCCTGCGACGTCGCCAAGCAGCGGGACAAGAAGGCCGGAATCTGGGACGCCACCCTGCACGACTACGAGGGCCTGTACGGGGTGGACCTGTCGATGACCAAGGCCGAGCGGCTGGTGGCGCGCGAGTCGGCGCTCACCCACGCCATGTGCCTGACCGGCGTCGACCTGGTCGACGGCGCCCCGCGGCGCTGGCGGGTGGAGAACTCCTGGGGCGACAAGTTCGGGGACAAGGGCTTCCACACGATGAGCGACTCCTGGTTCGACGAGTACGTCTTCGAGATCGTGGTGCGTGCGAGCCGCCTGCCGGAGGAGGTCCGCGCCGCCCTGGAGACCGAGCCCGTCATGCTGCCCAGCTGGGACCCAATGGCCTGA
- a CDS encoding siderophore-interacting protein, protein MARGGRGFQGTVLKALRAPEHKLTITAVRELAPYTELTVHCPSLLGTGAAMLPPTAWVRMWIPQGGRQHQRAYTITRVNREQATAIILVLHHEPAGPASRWSKRVKPGATVSVQVMGGTSYRLPSPGDKMLLVGDQASAPALADAVAAAPPSSLATVVMMAPEAGFLPLAARDHRLIRVNPGISEEKLLAAVDRTLWADTGDLALDWVFIALETSATKAVRRHLIASGLSRRSIQHQGYWTRGRAMGTTPED, encoded by the coding sequence ATGGCACGTGGTGGGAGGGGATTCCAAGGCACAGTGCTCAAGGCGCTGCGGGCGCCTGAGCACAAGCTCACGATCACTGCAGTGCGCGAGCTGGCGCCCTACACGGAGCTGACTGTTCACTGTCCGAGCCTGCTGGGCACCGGCGCCGCCATGCTGCCGCCCACCGCCTGGGTGCGCATGTGGATCCCGCAGGGCGGCCGCCAGCACCAGCGCGCCTACACCATCACCCGTGTCAACCGCGAGCAGGCCACCGCCATCATCCTGGTCCTGCACCATGAGCCCGCAGGCCCGGCGTCGCGCTGGTCGAAGCGGGTCAAGCCGGGAGCCACCGTGTCCGTCCAGGTCATGGGCGGCACCAGCTACCGCCTGCCCTCCCCCGGCGACAAGATGCTGCTAGTGGGCGACCAGGCCTCCGCGCCAGCACTCGCCGACGCCGTCGCCGCCGCCCCGCCGAGCAGCCTGGCCACCGTCGTCATGATGGCGCCCGAGGCCGGCTTCCTGCCCTTGGCCGCGCGCGACCATCGGCTCATCCGCGTCAATCCCGGGATCTCCGAGGAGAAGCTGCTGGCCGCCGTCGACCGCACCCTGTGGGCGGACACCGGGGACCTGGCCCTGGACTGGGTGTTCATCGCCTTGGAGACCAGCGCCACCAAGGCGGTGCGGCGCCACCTGATCGCCTCCGGTCTGAGCCGGCGCAGCATCCAGCACCAGGGCTACTGGACCCGCGGCCGCGCCATGGGCACCACCCCCGAGGACTGA
- a CDS encoding nucleotidyltransferase family protein, protein MNESVLTQVESGARAVSDELLEVVLRAAGYRPSLPLAMQADKILACAESHGLSNLRVFGSSVRGEDDFDSDIDLLVTPSTSTDLFDLALFVDDVERLTGFPTDVVSDSPLPVQLTDAAREAVPL, encoded by the coding sequence TTGAACGAGTCGGTCTTGACGCAGGTGGAGTCCGGGGCGCGTGCGGTGTCCGACGAGCTGCTCGAGGTGGTGCTGCGTGCAGCCGGTTACCGACCGTCACTCCCGCTTGCCATGCAGGCCGACAAGATTCTCGCCTGCGCCGAGTCCCATGGCCTCAGCAACCTCCGCGTTTTCGGGTCGTCAGTCCGCGGGGAGGATGACTTCGACTCTGACATCGACCTTCTGGTCACGCCGTCGACCAGTACCGACCTGTTCGACCTTGCCCTGTTCGTCGATGACGTTGAGAGACTCACTGGGTTCCCGACCGACGTCGTTTCCGACTCCCCCCTACCTGTTCAGCTGACTGACGCCGCACGAGAGGCGGTGCCGCTGTGA
- the purB gene encoding adenylosuccinate lyase has product MVDLSAVSPAIALGPLDGRYRAVAAPLVNHLSEAALNRARLQVEVEWLIHLTDGGVLPGAPRLSETEKAYLRGVVEDFGAEEIAELGAIEAETRHDVKAVEYLLKRRLVAAAQARGVVGADGGPTVLPTVGEIVHIFCTSEDINNLSYALTIRGAVEQVWLPAARGLVEDLAAMAHEHADAAMLARTHGQPATPTTLGKELAVLAHRLRRQVRRVEATEYLGKINGATGTFGAHVISVPGADWQAVGRGFVEHLGLTWNPLTTQIESHDWQAELYSDVARFNRIAHNLATDVWTYISLGYFHQRLSAQGSTGSSTMPHKVNPIRFENGEANLEISCSLLDTLAATLVTSRLQRDLTDSTTQRNVGVALGHSLLAVDNIRQGLAGLDVDRARLEEDLEATWEVLGEPVQQAMRAAAVAGATGMADPYERLKELTRGKKVTPEGMREFISGLGMPDDVEARLLALTPATYTGLAAELVSHLDD; this is encoded by the coding sequence ATGGTCGATCTCTCCGCAGTCTCCCCCGCCATCGCCCTGGGCCCCCTGGACGGCCGCTACCGCGCCGTCGCCGCCCCGCTGGTCAACCACCTCTCCGAGGCCGCGCTCAACCGGGCCCGCCTGCAGGTCGAGGTCGAGTGGCTCATCCACCTCACCGACGGCGGCGTCCTGCCCGGCGCCCCCCGCCTGAGCGAGACGGAGAAGGCCTACTTGCGCGGCGTCGTCGAGGACTTCGGGGCCGAGGAGATCGCCGAGCTCGGCGCCATCGAGGCCGAGACCCGCCACGACGTCAAGGCCGTCGAGTACCTCCTCAAGCGGCGCCTGGTCGCGGCCGCCCAGGCCCGCGGCGTCGTCGGCGCCGACGGCGGCCCCACCGTGCTGCCCACGGTCGGCGAGATCGTCCACATCTTCTGCACCAGCGAGGACATCAACAACCTCTCTTACGCCCTGACGATCCGGGGCGCCGTCGAGCAGGTGTGGCTGCCGGCCGCCCGCGGGCTGGTCGAGGACCTGGCCGCCATGGCCCACGAGCACGCCGACGCCGCCATGCTGGCGCGCACGCACGGCCAGCCGGCCACCCCCACGACGCTCGGCAAGGAACTGGCGGTCCTGGCCCACCGGCTGCGCCGCCAGGTGCGCCGCGTCGAGGCCACCGAGTACCTGGGCAAGATCAACGGCGCCACCGGCACCTTCGGCGCGCACGTCATCTCCGTGCCCGGCGCCGACTGGCAGGCCGTGGGGCGCGGATTCGTGGAGCACCTGGGCCTGACCTGGAACCCGCTGACCACGCAGATCGAGTCCCACGACTGGCAGGCCGAGCTCTACTCCGACGTCGCCCGCTTCAACCGGATTGCCCACAACCTGGCCACCGACGTGTGGACCTACATCTCGCTGGGCTACTTCCACCAGCGCCTGAGCGCGCAGGGCTCCACCGGCTCGTCGACCATGCCGCACAAGGTCAATCCGATCCGCTTCGAGAACGGCGAGGCCAACCTGGAGATCTCCTGCTCGCTGCTGGACACGCTGGCCGCCACTCTCGTCACCTCCCGCCTCCAGCGCGACCTCACCGACTCCACCACGCAGCGCAACGTGGGCGTGGCCCTGGGGCACTCGCTGCTGGCCGTGGACAACATCCGCCAGGGCCTGGCCGGGCTCGACGTCGACCGCGCCCGCCTGGAGGAGGACCTCGAGGCGACCTGGGAGGTGCTCGGCGAGCCCGTCCAGCAGGCGATGCGGGCGGCCGCCGTCGCCGGGGCAACCGGCATGGCCGACCCCTACGAGCGCCTCAAGGAGCTCACCCGCGGCAAGAAGGTCACGCCCGAGGGCATGCGCGAGTTCATCTCCGGGCTCGGCATGCCCGACGACGTCGAGGCGCGGCTGCTGGCCCTGACGCCCGCCACCTACACGGGTCTGGCCGCCGAGCTCGTCTCCCACCTGGACGACTGA
- a CDS encoding ATP-binding protein, translated as MIVDLTDLTEALARLALEGGDCLEIEAKTFSEYSRNALGPTLSAFANLPGGGTILLGVGEDPVAVVGVQDPHELQQALISQARQGFSTEIAVDTHAITVEGKTVVAANVQEVPVNSKPCRWRETGAAYLRQYDGDYRMSQQEEQQLLLRHQRPRQDSVAVPGTSIDSLDNDLVQRFLRAVRAGSTALSGQSDTEVLLNLNILTEDGEATRAGLYALGRYPQRQFPGLSITAAVTDTNDAVRATDRLTIAGPLPQMLADAVDWVARTTQTRIQFGDDGHGRDVHEFPLVAVRELIANALVHRDLSEPALSKGIEIRLLHDRLVISSPGGLWGLSVDQLGTRDGKSAVNEHLYTICTFATDHEGRRVIEGLGSGIREVRRALREADMEPVRFQDTGVRFTALLPRSALLSPEDLTWLSGLEAQGLGIEQRHALVEMRHGKSWTNSSYRRRFGCDSQQARRQLQELVNRGYAEAQGQRGSTSYVLAANRTRPTSGTTDITVPTEISALSTNTPAVWASLEDGPRTRQQIVEATGLSPRQVTYALKHLEEAGFVEKDGRRGDTTTTYRRA; from the coding sequence GTGATTGTCGATCTGACTGACCTCACGGAAGCCCTCGCTCGTTTGGCACTGGAGGGCGGCGACTGCCTTGAGATCGAGGCGAAGACATTCTCCGAGTACTCCCGCAACGCCCTCGGTCCCACGCTGTCGGCCTTCGCGAATCTTCCTGGAGGCGGCACCATCCTCCTGGGCGTCGGCGAGGATCCGGTTGCCGTCGTCGGGGTCCAGGACCCGCACGAGCTCCAGCAGGCCCTCATCTCCCAGGCTCGTCAGGGCTTCTCCACCGAGATTGCTGTCGATACGCACGCCATCACCGTTGAGGGCAAGACCGTCGTCGCCGCCAACGTGCAGGAAGTTCCCGTCAACAGCAAGCCATGCCGGTGGAGGGAGACGGGGGCGGCGTACCTCCGCCAGTACGACGGCGACTACCGCATGTCGCAGCAGGAGGAGCAGCAGCTCCTTCTGCGCCACCAACGTCCTCGGCAGGACTCCGTTGCCGTTCCCGGCACCTCCATCGACAGCCTCGACAACGATCTGGTTCAGCGCTTTCTCCGAGCGGTTCGTGCCGGCTCCACCGCACTCAGCGGACAATCCGATACCGAGGTCCTCCTCAACCTGAACATCCTCACCGAGGACGGAGAGGCTACCCGGGCAGGGCTGTACGCGCTGGGCCGTTATCCCCAAAGGCAGTTCCCCGGCCTGTCCATCACAGCCGCCGTCACCGACACGAATGACGCGGTCAGGGCAACAGATCGGCTCACGATCGCGGGCCCCCTGCCTCAGATGCTCGCCGACGCCGTCGACTGGGTCGCACGCACCACGCAGACACGCATCCAGTTCGGGGATGACGGACATGGCCGCGATGTCCACGAGTTCCCGCTCGTCGCGGTTCGTGAGCTCATCGCCAACGCTCTCGTCCACCGAGACCTCTCCGAGCCAGCGCTGTCGAAGGGGATTGAGATTCGTCTGCTGCACGACCGCCTCGTCATCTCCAGCCCAGGTGGCCTGTGGGGGCTGAGCGTGGATCAGCTCGGCACACGCGACGGGAAGTCTGCGGTCAACGAGCACCTCTACACCATCTGCACCTTCGCCACGGACCACGAGGGACGGCGCGTGATCGAAGGCTTGGGCTCCGGTATTCGGGAGGTCCGTCGCGCCCTGCGAGAGGCAGACATGGAACCCGTCCGCTTTCAGGACACCGGCGTGCGCTTCACGGCTCTGCTTCCCCGAAGCGCGCTCCTCTCACCTGAGGATCTCACCTGGTTGTCCGGCCTTGAAGCCCAGGGCCTCGGCATCGAGCAGCGCCACGCACTGGTCGAGATGCGGCACGGAAAGTCGTGGACGAACTCCTCCTATCGCCGTCGCTTCGGCTGCGACTCCCAGCAGGCCCGTCGTCAGCTCCAGGAGCTGGTGAACCGGGGCTACGCCGAGGCCCAAGGACAACGCGGCTCCACCTCCTACGTCCTGGCCGCCAACCGCACTCGACCGACTTCCGGCACCACAGACATCACTGTTCCCACCGAGATCTCCGCCCTGTCCACCAACACGCCCGCCGTCTGGGCCAGCCTCGAGGACGGGCCGCGCACGCGCCAGCAGATCGTCGAGGCCACAGGCCTGTCACCGCGCCAGGTGACGTACGCGCTCAAACATCTCGAGGAGGCCGGATTCGTTGAGAAAGATGGCCGTCGAGGTGACACCACCACCACGTACCGCCGCGCCTGA
- a CDS encoding thiopeptide-type bacteriocin biosynthesis protein, translating to MSTHDDVQSSRREQRNQPSRLIRSRRLRWLGGRSRASEQAERTGPASQVGQASQVGQMDQVGQVGQVGQGGQPSQGGQGGQAGMVGLGGATSQDGGSIPGIQPLEMAAADFGNLRAQHSATRQRGAAMAGQREGVGWLYARIYCAGGDDTDALLPEVAQWLDRARGQWDIRSAHFLRFVDLRGHHIRLRLKAVEGVLDEAYASMRELGAVAQRTEARTVERLVSDPMTGGIGASRPGITFGVYGPEYDKYGGVAGVEEAERHFYVSSRWCLDHQVWQIPRPVPRAALAARFLALAARSAPLPEAELLSAHLRMWGSRLPAHLRDGSALGPIVQQLLEVIEFQFDEIPSWSQAAAAVGELADDAGRAIGVMGAGTGGRRALDLLHIDVNRLGLNPAEECIAGLCARQLLTGGAVPPAQPSAAVG from the coding sequence ATGAGCACGCACGACGACGTCCAGTCCAGCCGGCGCGAGCAGCGCAACCAGCCCAGCCGGCTCATCCGCTCCCGCAGGCTGCGCTGGCTCGGGGGGCGCTCGCGGGCCAGTGAGCAGGCGGAGCGCACCGGGCCGGCGAGCCAGGTGGGCCAGGCGAGCCAGGTGGGCCAGATGGATCAGGTGGGCCAAGTGGGCCAGGTGGGCCAGGGTGGCCAGCCCAGTCAGGGCGGTCAGGGCGGTCAGGCCGGAATGGTTGGCCTGGGGGGCGCGACGTCGCAGGATGGCGGCTCGATCCCAGGGATCCAGCCCCTGGAGATGGCGGCCGCCGACTTCGGCAACCTGCGCGCCCAGCACAGCGCGACGCGTCAGCGGGGCGCGGCGATGGCCGGTCAGCGTGAGGGCGTCGGCTGGCTGTATGCGCGGATCTACTGCGCCGGCGGGGACGACACCGACGCCCTGCTGCCCGAGGTCGCCCAGTGGCTGGATCGGGCCCGCGGCCAGTGGGACATCCGCTCGGCGCACTTCCTGCGCTTCGTCGACCTGCGCGGCCACCACATCCGGCTGCGGCTCAAGGCCGTTGAGGGCGTCCTGGATGAGGCCTACGCGAGCATGCGCGAGCTGGGGGCCGTGGCTCAGCGGACCGAGGCGCGCACGGTCGAGCGCCTCGTCTCCGATCCGATGACCGGGGGGATCGGCGCCAGCCGGCCCGGCATCACCTTCGGCGTCTACGGCCCCGAGTACGACAAGTACGGGGGTGTGGCCGGTGTCGAGGAGGCCGAGCGGCACTTCTACGTCTCGAGCCGATGGTGCCTGGACCACCAGGTCTGGCAGATCCCGAGGCCGGTGCCGCGGGCGGCCCTGGCGGCGCGGTTCCTGGCGCTGGCGGCCCGCAGCGCGCCGCTGCCCGAGGCCGAGCTGCTCTCCGCCCACTTGCGGATGTGGGGCTCTCGGCTCCCCGCGCACCTGCGCGACGGCAGCGCCCTGGGGCCGATCGTTCAGCAGTTGCTGGAGGTCATCGAGTTCCAGTTCGATGAGATCCCGTCCTGGAGCCAGGCGGCGGCTGCCGTGGGTGAGCTGGCCGACGACGCCGGGCGCGCCATCGGCGTCATGGGGGCGGGCACCGGCGGGCGCCGGGCCCTGGACCTGCTGCACATCGACGTCAACCGGCTCGGCCTCAACCCGGCCGAGGAGTGCATCGCCGGGCTGTGCGCCCGCCAGCTCCTGACCGGGGGCGCCGTACCCCCGGCCCAGCCCTCAGCCGCCGTCGGGTAG
- a CDS encoding lantibiotic dehydratase encodes MTQPVLSRAGASPSQQPQPQPVSAVTPGEPIPSAPTSAVPAPVPAPEPPALAQPAVALPTLVRLGGLPVRAVPETSAAVIGTLDYLRRLDEVLDGAADQLLDPLYEIVPTLDKAERRPVLRAKRCVFQGRATDLSEEVLAALPAELRALLERWDALVARKEETRARLAVLVDVDLDRSRELLAAGLDEPGYQEALAIAAPALVSTLAARGRRLEDPRVLRTLYTLATRAALKTSPFSGLTTVNEAGQPSTGRSHRMVATHLAYRILSATAQDLAADGALYLEPAPVRRSYSAAPGPDAAGAYGQYPSREVEAEALTVVGEHEYGNGMVFRQETIQPARWLQETHDALTGGGMHAVLSVRDACERVGGADPRLRLERLLASGAIVPHVPWYRGENPFPLLAASLSPEQQRQWGKDLAWLARLDDAVGAADGPGRAELLNRTVRLAERVFPDGELGERPSGFLYEDRESPRSWVDPLEDAPFEQDVKTLGELADPWVARSHIYDLMVARFVSLFGNGGVCKDPLAFFMTIAHAPDGDQEMLRAAGLDYAAGPDEERAALSGGLSGSPRHLGAFLQPVAPSARTYAAGGGLTVVNAFTNANGSLQARFHRLLGSGFRERLATRIRTSWGTERVLEIQASTECNTGQAVSCGLLPPLGLPGEPGAPEAVPLSSLRLVHDPATSTLFLADDAGPVGLAYLGLTPQYLLGGYLSWLVLLSDPWSRLPPFADHWTSRRRDLNGPLPDEVMHSERTVAGRLVTRRESWTFPAHQIAPLMDRDLTTTLLHMDDLRKQWGIPTEVFVHQHMPSQGATFDQHKPRYVDLTSPVSLLALRGWIDPGAAHISFVEALPARGEALGLTQDGEPTVAEYLVGLQWPKNLGGMA; translated from the coding sequence ATGACGCAGCCGGTTCTCTCTCGTGCCGGTGCCTCCCCCTCCCAACAGCCACAGCCGCAGCCCGTATCCGCCGTGACCCCCGGGGAGCCCATCCCATCCGCTCCGACCTCCGCCGTACCAGCGCCGGTACCGGCACCGGAGCCCCCGGCCCTGGCCCAGCCCGCCGTGGCCCTGCCGACCCTCGTGCGCCTGGGCGGGCTGCCGGTGCGGGCCGTCCCCGAGACCAGCGCCGCCGTCATCGGCACCCTGGACTACCTGCGTCGGCTCGACGAGGTGCTCGACGGCGCCGCCGACCAGCTGCTCGACCCGCTCTACGAGATCGTCCCCACCCTGGACAAGGCCGAGCGCCGCCCGGTCCTGCGCGCCAAGCGCTGCGTCTTCCAGGGGCGCGCCACCGACCTGTCCGAGGAGGTCCTGGCGGCCCTGCCCGCCGAGCTGCGCGCGCTGCTGGAGCGCTGGGACGCCCTGGTGGCCCGTAAGGAGGAGACCCGCGCCCGCCTGGCCGTCCTGGTCGACGTCGACCTGGACCGCAGCCGCGAGCTGCTGGCGGCCGGCCTCGACGAGCCCGGCTACCAGGAGGCCCTGGCGATCGCCGCCCCGGCCCTGGTCTCCACCCTGGCCGCCCGCGGCCGTCGGCTCGAGGACCCCCGCGTCCTGCGCACCCTCTACACCCTGGCCACCCGGGCCGCCCTCAAGACCAGCCCCTTCTCAGGACTGACCACCGTCAACGAGGCGGGCCAGCCCTCCACCGGGCGCAGCCACCGCATGGTGGCCACCCACCTGGCCTACCGCATCCTGAGCGCCACCGCCCAGGACCTGGCCGCCGACGGCGCCCTCTACCTCGAGCCCGCCCCCGTGCGCCGGTCCTACAGCGCCGCTCCCGGCCCGGACGCGGCCGGCGCCTACGGCCAGTACCCCTCCCGGGAGGTCGAGGCGGAGGCGCTGACCGTCGTCGGCGAGCACGAGTACGGCAACGGCATGGTCTTCCGCCAGGAGACCATCCAGCCCGCCCGTTGGCTCCAGGAGACCCACGACGCCCTCACCGGCGGCGGCATGCACGCCGTGCTCAGCGTGCGCGACGCCTGCGAGCGCGTGGGCGGCGCCGACCCGCGCCTGCGCCTGGAGCGGCTGCTGGCCTCCGGCGCCATCGTGCCGCACGTGCCCTGGTACCGCGGGGAGAACCCCTTCCCGCTGCTGGCCGCCTCGCTCTCACCGGAGCAGCAGCGCCAGTGGGGCAAGGACCTGGCCTGGCTGGCCCGGCTCGACGACGCCGTCGGCGCCGCCGACGGGCCCGGCCGCGCCGAGCTCCTCAACCGCACGGTGCGCCTGGCCGAGCGGGTCTTCCCCGACGGCGAGCTCGGCGAGAGGCCCAGCGGCTTCCTCTACGAGGACCGCGAGTCGCCCCGCAGCTGGGTCGACCCTCTCGAGGACGCCCCCTTCGAGCAGGACGTCAAGACCCTGGGTGAGCTTGCCGACCCCTGGGTGGCCCGCTCCCACATCTACGACCTCATGGTGGCCCGCTTCGTCTCCCTGTTCGGCAACGGCGGGGTGTGCAAGGACCCGCTGGCCTTCTTCATGACCATCGCCCACGCCCCCGACGGCGACCAGGAGATGCTGCGCGCCGCCGGGCTCGACTACGCCGCCGGCCCCGACGAGGAGCGGGCCGCCCTGTCCGGTGGGCTCTCCGGCTCTCCCAGGCACCTGGGCGCCTTCCTCCAGCCGGTGGCCCCCAGCGCCCGGACCTACGCCGCCGGCGGGGGCCTGACCGTCGTCAACGCCTTCACCAACGCCAACGGCTCCCTCCAGGCCCGCTTCCACCGGCTCCTGGGCTCCGGTTTCCGGGAGCGCCTGGCCACACGGATTCGCACCTCCTGGGGCACCGAGCGGGTCCTGGAGATCCAGGCCAGCACCGAGTGCAACACCGGTCAGGCCGTCTCCTGCGGGCTCCTGCCGCCGCTGGGGCTGCCCGGTGAGCCGGGGGCGCCGGAGGCGGTCCCCCTCAGCTCCCTGCGGCTCGTCCACGACCCGGCCACGAGCACCCTGTTCCTGGCCGATGACGCCGGGCCCGTTGGGCTGGCCTACCTGGGCCTGACCCCCCAGTACCTCCTGGGCGGCTACCTGTCCTGGCTGGTGCTGCTGAGCGACCCCTGGTCCCGGCTGCCCCCCTTCGCGGACCACTGGACCAGCCGCCGTCGGGACCTGAACGGGCCCCTGCCCGACGAGGTGATGCACTCCGAGCGGACCGTGGCCGGCCGTCTGGTGACCCGCCGCGAGTCCTGGACCTTCCCGGCCCACCAGATCGCCCCGCTCATGGACCGCGACCTGACCACGACCCTGCTGCACATGGACGACCTGCGCAAGCAGTGGGGCATACCCACGGAGGTGTTCGTCCACCAGCACATGCCCTCCCAGGGCGCCACCTTCGACCAGCACAAGCCCCGCTACGTGGACCTCACCTCACCGGTGTCGCTGCTGGCGCTGCGCGGCTGGATCGACCCCGGCGCCGCCCACATCAGCTTCGTCGAGGCCCTGCCGGCCCGCGGCGAGGCCCTGGGGCTCACCCAGGATGGTGAGCCGACGGTGGCCGAGTACCTGGTGGGACTCCAGTGGCCCAAGAACCTGGGAGGCATGGCATGA